From Cygnus atratus isolate AKBS03 ecotype Queensland, Australia chromosome 1, CAtr_DNAZoo_HiC_assembly, whole genome shotgun sequence, the proteins below share one genomic window:
- the ODF3B gene encoding outer dense fiber protein 3B, whose product MSTSAWVGTWRPHRPRGPIAALYSSPGPKYGLPTNVGYRLHDPSRHRAPAYSFGARTAQQLDDRSPGPAYMLPPRTTAKGKDGIPAYSIYGRPRDLEPFRTPGPGCYSPEKAGKWAFPSAPVYSLRSRTKEFTSDQTPGPAAYRLPPMLGPRIVSKSSAPNYSMPGRSNVGAFYEDLCKTPGPCNYRVVDANVYKSRAPQYSMLARNPPPGDSTVKPGPGAYNPSTGRPQGLTFGIRHSDYLAPLIVDVPD is encoded by the exons ATGTCGACCAGCGCCTGGGTGGGCACCTGGAGACCCCACCGCCCCCGCGGCCCCATCGCCGCCCTCTACAGCAGCCCCGGGCCCAAGTACGGGCTCCCCACCAATGTCG GGTACCGGCTGCACGACCCGTCCCGGCACCGCGCGCCCGCCTACAGCTTCGGCGCCCGCACGGCGCAGCAGCTGGACGACCGCTCCCCGGGGCCCGCGTACATGCTGCCCCCCAGGACCACCGCCAAGGGCAAGGACGGGATCCCAGCGTACTCCATCTACGGCCGCCCCCGGGACCTGGAGCCCTTCCGGACGCCCGGGCCAG GCTGCTACTCACCGGAGAAGGCAGGGAAATGGGCATTCCCCTCCGCGCCCGTCTACTCCCTGCGCTCCCGCACCAAGGAGTTCACCAGCGACCAGACACCGG GCCCCGCCGCGTACCGCCTGCCCCCCATGCTGGGGCCCCGCATCGTCAGCAAGAGCTCGGCCCCCAACTACTCCATGCCAGGACGCAGCAATGTGGGCGCCTTCTACGAGGACCTGTGCAAG ACACCAGGACCCTGCAACTACCGCGTGGTGGACGCCAATGTCTACAAGAGCCGGGCGCCGCAGTACAGCATGCTGGCGCGCAACCCACCCCCCGGGGACAGCACCGTCAAGCCAGGGCCCGGCGCCTACAACCCCAGCACG GGCCGGCCGCAGGGGCTGACGTTCGGGATCCGGCACTCGGACTAC